The proteins below are encoded in one region of Polynucleobacter sp. AP-Elch-400A-B2:
- the clpS gene encoding ATP-dependent Clp protease adapter ClpS — protein sequence MFHMSRTTKNPTVGNPNNPHIEDTILLEKQAEKLKSPSMYKVLLLNDDYTPMEFVVMVIQEYFNKDHETATRIMLQVHLVGKGICGLFTRDVAATKVHQVIELSREAGHPLQCTMEEA from the coding sequence ATGTTTCATATGAGTCGTACAACGAAAAATCCAACGGTTGGCAATCCAAACAACCCCCACATTGAAGACACCATTCTTCTCGAAAAACAGGCCGAGAAACTAAAGTCGCCTTCGATGTATAAAGTTTTATTATTGAATGACGACTACACGCCAATGGAATTTGTGGTGATGGTCATTCAGGAGTATTTTAATAAGGATCATGAGACAGCTACACGGATCATGTTGCAGGTTCATTTAGTTGGTAAAGGCATTTGCGGTTTATTTACACGTGATGTTGCAGCAACAAAAGTGCATCAAGTTATCGAGCTCTCCCGCGAAGCGGGTCACCCACTACAGTGCACTATGGAGGAAGCATGA
- a CDS encoding cold-shock protein codes for MATGIVKWFNDAKGFGFIKPDDGEEELFAHFSAITMPGFKTLKENQKVTFDITQGPKGKQATNIQAA; via the coding sequence ATGGCGACCGGAATTGTTAAGTGGTTCAATGATGCAAAAGGTTTTGGCTTTATCAAACCTGATGATGGTGAAGAAGAGTTGTTTGCGCATTTCAGCGCAATCACAATGCCTGGGTTTAAAACACTCAAGGAAAACCAAAAGGTAACGTTTGACATTACCCAAGGTCCTAAGGGCAAGCAAGCTACTAATATCCAAGCAGCTTAA
- a CDS encoding DUF192 domain-containing protein has product MRSHNIKQFIFSLTVIAGIFSSTTFAQQNVGLPIIELKTGIYRIQAELADTPKAREVGLMNRTSMPTNSGMLFIFEQKAGHCFWMNNTKIPLSIAFIADDGKIVNIEEMQAETTNNHCPKAAVRYALEMNKQWFSERVIVPGTVIQGLPKR; this is encoded by the coding sequence ATGCGCTCACACAACATCAAACAATTCATCTTTTCACTGACGGTGATTGCTGGCATATTTTCAAGCACTACTTTTGCACAGCAGAATGTAGGCTTGCCAATAATTGAACTAAAGACAGGCATCTATCGTATTCAGGCCGAGTTAGCCGATACACCCAAGGCTCGCGAGGTCGGACTTATGAATCGCACCAGTATGCCTACGAACTCTGGCATGCTTTTTATCTTTGAGCAAAAAGCAGGGCATTGCTTCTGGATGAACAACACCAAGATTCCCTTATCGATTGCGTTCATTGCTGATGACGGCAAGATCGTGAATATCGAAGAGATGCAAGCGGAGACCACCAACAACCACTGCCCTAAGGCAGCAGTGCGTTATGCACTTGAGATGAATAAACAGTGGTTCTCCGAGAGAGTCATCGTGCCAGGCACGGTCATTCAGGGATTACCTAAAAGGTAG
- a CDS encoding pyrimidine/purine nucleoside phosphorylase gives MQFDQVSVGKKANVFFDGKCVSHAVTLPNGVRKSVGVVLPSTLRFDLSTKEIMEVVDGNAFVSINGAPEVEFKAGQSWEVEKGGYFIIRAESPVHYVCHFE, from the coding sequence ATGCAATTTGATCAAGTTTCTGTAGGCAAAAAAGCCAATGTATTTTTCGATGGTAAATGTGTATCCCATGCCGTGACCCTGCCAAACGGTGTTCGTAAATCTGTTGGCGTAGTACTGCCAAGCACTTTACGTTTCGACCTGAGCACCAAAGAAATCATGGAAGTAGTTGATGGCAATGCGTTTGTCAGCATTAACGGTGCCCCAGAAGTGGAGTTCAAAGCGGGTCAAAGCTGGGAAGTAGAAAAGGGCGGTTATTTCATTATTCGTGCCGAGTCTCCAGTGCACTACGTTTGCCACTTTGAATAA